Proteins encoded in a region of the Phoenix dactylifera cultivar Barhee BC4 chromosome 3, palm_55x_up_171113_PBpolish2nd_filt_p, whole genome shotgun sequence genome:
- the LOC103698709 gene encoding syntaxin-81, with the protein MANVRDRTEDFKDAVRAGALSLGYTESKLAAILASFIMHKPPQRSPFTKAALKTLESIAELERFIVKHQKDYVDLHRITEQERDNIEHEVGVFVKACKDQIDILKNRIHDEEKNGNSKTWLRIRDDTSHADMVAHRHGVVLILSERLHSVTARFDRLRSIRFQDAINRAMPRRKMPRIADSKSFEASKPELTDLGEQMLPSGPVKVQDQLLDDETRALQVELTGLLDAVQETETKMVEMSALNHLMSTHVLQQAQQIEHLYEQAIEATKNVEQGNKELSQAVQRNSSSRTFLLLFLFVLTFAILFLDWYS; encoded by the exons ATGGCCAATGTTAGGGATAGAACTGAAGATTTCAAGGATGCTGTCCGTGCTGGGGCTCTTTCCCTCGGATATACTGAG TCTAAATTGGCTGCAATCTTGGCGTCCTTTATTATGCACAAGCCACCCCAAAGGTCACCATTTACAAAAGCTGCACTCAAGACG cTCGAAAGCATCGCAGAATTGGAACGTTTTATTGTAAAGCATCAGAAAGATTATGTGGATTTGCATCGCATTACAGAACAAGAAAGGGACAACATTGAGCATGAA GTTGGTGTTTTTGTAAAAGCATGCAAGGACCAGATAGATATTCTTAAGAATAGAATACATGATGAAGAGAAGAACGGAAATTCTAAGACATGGCTTCGCATACGGGATGATACTTCTCATGCTGATATGGTAGCTCACAGGCATGGTGTG GTTTTGATTCTGAGTGAGCGGCTCCACTCGGTCACTGCTCGGTTTGACCGGCTTAGATCTATACGCTTTCAGGATGCTATTAATAGGGCAATGCCAAGAAGAAAGATGCCGAGAATAGCTGACTCAAAATCTTTTGAAGCCTCTAAACCGGAGCTTACAGATCTTGGAGAGCAAATGCTGCCTTCAGGACCTGTGAAAGTCCAGGATCAACTTCTGGACGATGAAACAAGAGCTCTTCAG GTAGAGTTGACGGGTCTCCTTGATGCTGTTCAAGAAACAGAAACTAAGATGGTGGAGATGTCAGCATTGAATCATCTCATGTCGACCCATGTTCTACAGCAAGCTCAGCAGATTGAGCATTTGTATGAACAG GCAATTGAAGCTACAAAGAATGTGGAGCAAGGTAACAAGGAACTCTCTCAAGCAGTCCAGCGAAATAGCAGCAGCAGAACTTTTCTTTTGCTCTTTTTGTTTGTCCTTACTTTCGCCATTCTCTTTCTCGACTGGTATAGCTGA
- the LOC103698707 gene encoding 18.1 kDa class I heat shock protein-like encodes MSLIPRGWGFGSSIFDPWDPFEGFPFDTSLSSFPRLSLPSDSSAFANARIDWKETPEAHVFKADLPGVKKEELKVEVEEGNLLQISGERSREQEEKTDTWHRVERSSGKFLRRFRLPDNAKMDQVKAAVENGVLTVTVPKEEAKKSEVKSIEISGRGSF; translated from the coding sequence ATGTCGCTTATCCCTCGCGGCTGGGGTTTTGGGTCGAGCATCTTCGATCCCTGGGATCCCTTCGAGGGCTTCCCGTTCGacacctccctctcctccttccctcGTCTTTCCCTTCCTAGTGACTCGTCCGCCTTCGCCAACGCCCGCATCGACTGGAAGGAGACCCCGGAGGCCCACGTCTTCAAGGCCGACCTCCCTGGCGTCAAAAAGGAGGAGCTGAaggtggaggtggaggagggaaACCTCCTCCAGATCAGCGGCGAGCGGAGCCGGGAGCAGGAGGAAAAGACCGACACGTGGCACCGCGTCGAGAGGAGCAGCGGCAAGTTCTTGAGGCGGTTCCGGCTGCCGGATAACGCGAAGATGGACCAGGTGAAGGCGGCCGTGGAGAACGGAGTGCTCACGGTGACCGTTCCCAAGGAGGAGGCCAAGAAGTCGGAGGTGAAATCCATCGAGATCTCTGGCCGAGGATCCTTTTGA